GCCGTCAGCAGCGGCAGCATGGAAACCGTGGCCATCATCCGGGGGGTGACCAGCTTTTTAACGGGATCGGTGCCCAAGGCCCGCATGGCGTTGATCTGGTCGGTGACCACCATCGAACCCAACTCGGAAGCGATCCCCGATCCGATTCGTCCGGCGATCATGAGCGCCGACAGGACCGGCCCCAACTCGCGCACCAGACTCATCGAAACCAGTTGGCCGGTCAGGCCCACGGCTCCGAACGAACGGAGCGTGCTGGCGGTCTGGAGCGCGAGAACGCCGCCCGTAAAAAACCCGGTCAGGATGATGATGGTCAGCGAGCCGACGCCGATCAGGTCCATCTGCTCGAAGGTTTCGCGGATATAGCGCGGCCGGCGGAACAGATTCAGGATCGCCTTGAACGCCAACAGACTGAAGTCCTGAATTTCCACCAAGACGCTGATGATCAGATTCAAGAACATTGTACTCGTTCAGGCGCGCATCGGTTTTTCTTCTTATACCATACAACCGCGCAGAGGCCAACCGCCGGGGCGGATCATCAGGAACGCGGATGGTATTTCTTATAGATCTCCTTCAGGCGCGATTGCGTCACGAAGGTGTAGA
Above is a genomic segment from Acidobacteriota bacterium containing:
- a CDS encoding ABC transporter permease; this encodes MFLNLIISVLVEIQDFSLLAFKAILNLFRRPRYIRETFEQMDLIGVGSLTIIILTGFFTGGVLALQTASTLRSFGAVGLTGQLVSMSLVRELGPVLSALMIAGRIGSGIASELGSMVVTDQINAMRALGTDPVKKLVTPRMMATVSMLPLLTAVCDFFGLIGGWLVSLYELKLRTSLFWSVAFDSLTYEDLIGGLGKPLVFGFIVAMIGCHHGLRTWGGTQGVGRATTKSVVAASILVIMSDFILNKLIIEFFH